A single window of Longimicrobium sp. DNA harbors:
- a CDS encoding DUF1702 family protein produces MLSAAPRSPWNTRAAPARDAAPARSGPGRRLLRRLLRIDPAEATFARRGFAGVTQARLRLEEVGRTFLDGYHAALEEDPEDGLAARLEAVEPALRGFAYEGAAMALTLLDALTPWRRQRVQAFLRGAGRSHAYMVHVGAGWALARLRRPFHHVPGWMDPLLGWLAADGYGFHQGYFHPRRFVDARALPRRVSGYARRAFDQGLGRSLWFVHGADPARVAASIARFAAPRRGDLWSGAGLACAYAGGPGHGEAGALAAMAGPYRPALAQGAAFAAGARRRAGNPAPHTELACLALCGCPAAAAARVTDDALEGLAPVGGLPAYEAWRLRIQRHFAAEARA; encoded by the coding sequence ATGCTCTCCGCCGCCCCCCGGTCGCCCTGGAACACCCGCGCCGCGCCGGCCCGCGACGCCGCCCCGGCACGGTCCGGCCCCGGCCGGCGCCTCCTCCGGCGCCTGCTGCGGATCGACCCCGCCGAGGCGACGTTCGCGCGGCGCGGCTTCGCGGGCGTGACCCAGGCCCGGCTGCGGCTGGAAGAGGTGGGCCGCACCTTCCTGGACGGCTACCACGCGGCGCTCGAGGAGGACCCCGAAGACGGCCTGGCCGCACGGCTGGAGGCGGTTGAGCCGGCGCTGCGCGGTTTCGCCTACGAGGGCGCGGCGATGGCGCTGACGCTCCTGGACGCGCTCACGCCGTGGCGGCGCCAGCGCGTGCAGGCGTTCCTGCGCGGCGCCGGCAGGAGCCACGCGTACATGGTGCACGTGGGCGCCGGGTGGGCGCTGGCCCGGCTGAGGCGCCCGTTCCACCACGTGCCCGGGTGGATGGACCCGCTGCTGGGATGGCTGGCGGCCGACGGGTACGGCTTCCACCAGGGGTACTTCCATCCCCGCCGCTTCGTGGACGCACGCGCGCTCCCGCGGCGCGTCTCCGGCTACGCCCGCCGCGCCTTCGACCAGGGGCTGGGGCGGAGCCTGTGGTTCGTACACGGCGCCGACCCCGCGCGCGTCGCCGCCTCCATCGCGCGCTTCGCCGCCCCGCGGCGGGGCGACCTGTGGAGCGGCGCCGGCCTGGCCTGCGCCTACGCCGGCGGGCCCGGGCATGGCGAGGCGGGCGCGCTGGCCGCCATGGCCGGGCCGTACCGGCCGGCCCTGGCGCAGGGCGCCGCCTTCGCCGCGGGGGCGCGGCGGCGCGCCGGGAACCCGGCGCCGCACACCGAGCTCGCCTGCCTGGCGCTCTGCGGCTGCCCGGCCGCCGCCGCCGCCCGGGTGACCGACGACGCGCTCGAGGGCCTCGCTCCCGTGGGCGGCCTCCCGGCCTACGAGGCCTGGCGGCTCCGCATCCAGCGGCACTTCGCGGCCGAGGCCCGCGCATGA
- a CDS encoding CRTAC1 family protein encodes MSGFLRYARRHARRAAALAVVAALYAAARLPTLSGGERAALAARFRFTAQALPELSGGPFRTARPVHPSLAHLRAWISSVGAAVALVDLDGDGLPNDVCHVDPRTDQAIVSPVPGTPRRYAPFALDPAPLAYSAATMAPMGCLPGDVDEDGAMDLVVYYWGRTPVAFLRRAETPSADGYERREVAGGGARWYTNAAAFADVDGDGHPDLVVGNYFPDGARILDARAGGRERMQQSMSRAFNGGRDRVLLWAGPGRFREAPGVFGDRVARGWTLAVGAADLDGDGLPELYLANDFGPDRLLHNRSRPGHPRFAVLEGVKRWTTPGSKVLGRDSFKGMGVDFADLNGDGLLDIYVSNIAGEFSLEESHFAWISTGQTRRMRDGVAPYVDRSEALGLSRSSWGWESRLDDFDNDGTPEAMQAIGFARGTTNRWPELHELAMGNDQLTSSPASWHRFLPGDADLAGHQPDRFFVRARDGRYYDLAREVGLGAAQVTRGIATADVDGDGDLDFALANQWGPSRFYRNDAPRPGAFLGLHLLLPVAAAPGATVVFPGHPGRGVRARPAIGAAATVRLPDGSVRVAQVDGGNGHSGKRSADLHFGLGSLPAGTALRVELRWRGADGRRYAGTLQLTPGWHTVVLGRNPAPGDADGA; translated from the coding sequence ATGAGCGGCTTCCTGCGATACGCCCGCCGCCACGCGCGGCGCGCGGCGGCGCTGGCCGTGGTGGCCGCCCTGTACGCGGCGGCCCGCCTCCCCACGCTTTCCGGCGGCGAGCGGGCGGCGCTGGCGGCGCGCTTCCGCTTCACCGCCCAGGCACTTCCCGAGCTCTCCGGCGGGCCGTTCCGCACCGCGCGGCCGGTGCACCCGTCGCTGGCGCACCTCCGCGCGTGGATCTCGTCGGTCGGCGCGGCGGTGGCGCTGGTCGACCTCGACGGCGACGGGCTTCCCAACGACGTCTGCCACGTCGATCCGCGCACCGACCAGGCGATCGTCTCGCCCGTGCCCGGCACGCCGCGGCGATACGCGCCGTTCGCGCTCGACCCGGCGCCGCTGGCGTACTCCGCCGCCACCATGGCGCCGATGGGATGCCTCCCGGGCGACGTGGACGAGGACGGCGCGATGGACCTGGTGGTCTACTACTGGGGACGAACCCCCGTGGCCTTCCTGCGCCGCGCGGAAACGCCGTCCGCGGACGGGTACGAGCGCCGCGAGGTGGCGGGCGGCGGGGCGCGCTGGTACACCAACGCGGCCGCCTTCGCCGACGTGGACGGCGACGGGCACCCCGACCTGGTGGTGGGCAACTACTTCCCCGACGGGGCGCGGATCCTGGACGCGCGCGCCGGGGGGCGCGAGCGGATGCAGCAGAGCATGTCGCGCGCCTTCAACGGCGGGCGCGACCGCGTCCTCCTGTGGGCGGGGCCGGGGCGCTTCCGCGAGGCGCCGGGAGTGTTCGGCGACCGGGTGGCGCGCGGGTGGACGCTGGCGGTGGGGGCCGCCGACCTGGACGGCGACGGGCTTCCCGAGCTGTACCTGGCCAACGACTTCGGGCCCGACCGGCTCCTGCACAACCGCTCGCGCCCGGGCCATCCCCGCTTTGCCGTGCTGGAGGGGGTGAAGAGGTGGACGACGCCGGGCTCCAAGGTGCTGGGGCGCGACTCGTTCAAGGGGATGGGGGTGGACTTCGCCGACCTGAACGGCGACGGCCTGCTGGACATCTACGTCAGCAACATCGCGGGCGAGTTCTCGCTCGAGGAAAGCCACTTCGCCTGGATCAGCACCGGCCAGACCCGGCGCATGCGCGACGGCGTGGCGCCCTACGTGGACCGCAGCGAGGCGCTGGGGCTTTCGCGCAGCAGCTGGGGATGGGAGTCGCGGCTCGACGACTTCGACAACGACGGGACGCCCGAGGCGATGCAGGCCATCGGCTTCGCGCGGGGAACGACCAACCGCTGGCCCGAGCTGCACGAGCTGGCGATGGGCAACGACCAGCTGACCTCGAGCCCCGCCAGCTGGCACCGCTTCCTCCCGGGCGACGCCGACCTCGCCGGCCACCAGCCCGACCGCTTCTTCGTCCGCGCCCGCGACGGCCGCTACTACGACCTGGCGCGCGAGGTGGGGCTGGGAGCCGCGCAGGTCACCCGCGGGATCGCCACGGCCGACGTGGACGGCGACGGCGACCTGGACTTCGCGCTGGCCAACCAGTGGGGGCCCTCGCGCTTCTACCGCAACGACGCCCCGCGCCCCGGCGCCTTCCTGGGGCTGCACCTCCTCCTCCCCGTCGCCGCCGCCCCGGGGGCGACCGTCGTCTTCCCCGGGCATCCCGGGCGGGGCGTGCGCGCGCGCCCGGCCATCGGCGCCGCCGCCACCGTCCGCCTCCCCGACGGGTCGGTGCGCGTGGCGCAGGTGGACGGCGGGAACGGGCACTCGGGAAAGCGCAGCGCCGACCTGCACTTCGGGCTGGGGTCGCTGCCCGCGGGCACCGCGCTGCGCGTGGAGCTGCGCTGGCGGGGCGCCGACGGGCGGCGCTACGCCGGGACGCTGCAGCTGACGCCGGGATGGCACACGGTCGTCCTCGGCCGCAACCCCGCACCGGGAGACGCCGATGGCGCCTGA
- a CDS encoding acyl-CoA thioesterase, producing MTPAPASGGGPGRAYEYRHVVGFEETNVVGNVYYVNHVRWQGRCRELFLRDHAPGVLDEMARGLALVTTRVSCEYLGELHAFDEVRLRMRLGGVAQNRITLRFEYWRRAGDGEELAARGEQEVACMRREEGGGTVAAPLPGALRDALLPYG from the coding sequence ATGACGCCGGCGCCCGCGAGCGGCGGCGGCCCGGGGCGCGCCTACGAATACCGCCACGTGGTGGGCTTCGAGGAGACGAACGTCGTCGGCAACGTCTACTACGTCAACCACGTGCGCTGGCAGGGGCGCTGCCGCGAGCTGTTCCTGCGCGACCACGCCCCCGGCGTGCTGGACGAGATGGCGCGCGGGCTGGCGCTGGTGACCACGCGCGTCTCGTGCGAGTACCTGGGCGAGCTGCACGCCTTCGACGAGGTGCGGCTGCGGATGCGGCTGGGCGGCGTGGCGCAGAACCGCATCACCCTGCGCTTCGAGTACTGGCGCCGCGCCGGCGACGGCGAAGAGCTGGCCGCGCGCGGCGAGCAGGAGGTGGCCTGCATGCGGCGCGAAGAGGGGGGCGGAACGGTCGCCGCGCCCCTCCCCGGCGCCCTCCGCGACGCGCTGCTGCCGTACGGGTGA
- a CDS encoding sigma-54 dependent transcriptional regulator yields the protein MSRSMDSSTSWRAPRGGQAASGSDPPSPGSRRFRTPAAPPHRAVELVGSSPQMVELRRMIDLVAPTGTTVLVTGETGTGKEVAARSVHARSDRSGRPFVAVNCAALPENLIESELFGYERGAFTGAAGSRPGYFEEATTGTLFLDEVGDLPLSLQPKLLRALQEREVRRLGATRSIPVDVRVIAATNSDLMGAVRDGRFRPELYYRLHVIELHLPALRERREDLPHLCEHFLALYRPVTRSPLRRVSPAAAEAMDSYSWPGNVRELENVIERAQVLARLDEGDALLPRHLPDEVRGSYAPFDAAPAGGLALDLPSALHRVRSHYLAEALRLAEGNKVKAARLLGISRRGLYDLLAALGDVDPPSD from the coding sequence ATGAGCCGGTCCATGGATTCGTCCACCTCCTGGCGGGCACCCCGAGGCGGCCAGGCGGCCTCCGGGTCCGATCCACCCTCTCCCGGCTCACGTCGGTTCCGCACCCCTGCGGCGCCGCCGCACCGCGCCGTCGAGCTGGTCGGAAGCTCGCCGCAGATGGTGGAGCTGCGCCGGATGATCGACCTGGTGGCCCCCACCGGCACCACCGTGCTGGTCACGGGCGAGACCGGCACCGGCAAGGAGGTGGCGGCGCGCAGCGTCCATGCCCGTTCGGACCGCAGCGGCCGCCCCTTTGTGGCCGTCAACTGCGCCGCCCTTCCGGAGAACCTGATCGAGTCGGAGCTCTTCGGCTACGAGCGGGGCGCGTTCACGGGCGCGGCCGGGTCGCGGCCGGGGTACTTCGAGGAGGCGACCACCGGCACGCTGTTCCTGGACGAGGTGGGCGACCTTCCCCTTTCCCTCCAGCCCAAGCTGCTGAGGGCGCTGCAGGAGCGCGAGGTGCGGCGGCTGGGAGCCACGCGCAGCATCCCCGTGGACGTGCGGGTGATCGCGGCCACCAACAGCGACCTGATGGGCGCCGTCCGGGATGGGCGGTTCCGCCCCGAGCTGTACTACCGGCTCCACGTCATCGAGCTGCACCTGCCGGCGCTGCGGGAGCGCAGGGAAGACCTTCCCCACCTGTGCGAGCACTTCCTCGCGCTCTACCGGCCCGTCACGCGGTCGCCGCTGCGCCGCGTGAGCCCCGCGGCCGCCGAGGCCATGGACAGCTATTCCTGGCCGGGGAACGTCCGCGAGCTCGAGAACGTGATCGAGCGCGCCCAGGTGCTCGCCCGGCTGGACGAGGGCGACGCCCTCCTCCCGCGCCACCTTCCCGACGAGGTGCGGGGGAGCTACGCCCCCTTCGACGCCGCTCCGGCGGGCGGGCTCGCGCTGGACCTTCCCAGCGCCCTGCACCGGGTGCGCAGCCACTACCTGGCCGAGGCGCTCCGCCTGGCCGAGGGAAACAAGGTGAAGGCCGCCCGCCTCCTGGGGATCAGCCGCCGCGGGCTGTACGACCTCCTGGCCGCGCTCGGCGACGTCGACCCGCCCTCCGACTGA
- a CDS encoding SDR family NAD(P)-dependent oxidoreductase yields MSAPIALVGMACRYPGARTPAELWENVLAGRRAFRRIPDQRLRLADYASASRSAVDLTYVTQAALVEDWEFDRVRFRVSGSAYREADPAHWLALEVAAAALDDARLPGGEGLPRERTGVLVGNSLTGEFSRAGLLRLRWPYVRRVFDAELDEAGWDAGERRRFLAAAETRFKAPFPPPGEETLAGGLSNTIAGRICNHFDFKGGGYTVDGACASSLLAVAQGCSALAAGDLDAVVAGGVDLSLDPFELVGFARTGALAEGEMRVYDARSAGFFPGEGCAFVVLMRYDDALARRIPVYALVRGWGVSSDGSGGITRPEEEGQLLALRRAYARAGFGPETVAYFEGHGTGTAVGDATELRVLTRALREGGARRPAALGSVKAVIGHTKAAAGIAGVVKAAMALHAQVIPPATGCGEPHPELLAEPRVLRAPAAGEAWPGERPLRAGVSAMGFGGINAHVVLEGVAVQRAGALAPRVRTLLRSAQDAELFCLAAGDAGALAAQARELAPVAAALSRAELVDLAVHLQRSAGAGSARAAVVASTPEELARGLEALCAWGGDGVATRVDARAGVFLHPGPASAAPRLGLLFPGQGSPAHLGGGALRRRFDAVEALYAEAPAPAPGADGVATQVAQPAIARATLAALAVLEALGIEAEVAVGHSLGELAALHWAGVMDREALLRTAAVRGAAMGALDGPAGAMASLAAPRAEVEALLGNGPVVIAGVNAPARTVVSGPADAVAAVVERARARGWEARPLSVSHAFHSPLVAAAAAPLAGHLAGEPLRPPRRRVSSTVLGRPLAPGDDLRALLVRQVTAPVLFLDAFEAVRGEADLWIEAGPGEALSALAGAQGVPVVAMDACGPSLGGVLRAAGAAWTLGAPVRLEALHADRFARPFDPARRPAFLASPCEMAPVDGGTVELETPSPAVPDTEADTAAGAGSAESGSPLEVVRALVAERAELPAAAVLDEHRLLGDLHLNSITVGEIVARASRRLGVAPPAAPTEYASATVAGMAHALAGLAAAGDASPVAGDEGGETAPPGVGPWVRAFTVGWVEAPLPHRADRPAADGGGEWRVIAPAGHPLAEPLCAALGAGGVGSGTAVCLPPDPDERHLGLLLEGARAVLASDGPARFLLAQHGGGAASFARTLALEAPRATVCVVDLPPDLPEAAAWAVDEVRSADGYAEARYDALGRRSVPRLRLAALQDAAGPALGPRDVLLATGGAKGITAECALALARQGGAALALVGTSPAGDAAVAGTLERMAAAGVRARYFAADVSDAEAVRRAVRAAEAELGRVTAVLHGAAVNVPRLLGALDEAGLRAALAPKVAGMRSVLAALDPAGVRLVVGFGSIIARTGMPGEAAYALTNEWLAREVERFGAANPRCRCLTVEWSVWSAVGMGARLGAVDALARSGVTPIAPDEGVAMLHRLLAAPAPAPSVVVAGRFGAPPTLLLERPELPLFRFLEHPRVHYPGVELVAEADLSADTDPYLDDHVVGGERLLPAVLGLEAMAQAAMALAGTERVPAFEEVRFEQPVVVSAGGRTRVRLCALAHGDGSVEVALRSEATGFAADHFRARCRFGAERASGRSGPVEAAPAGAEVALDPARELYGPLFFHGGRFRRVAAYRALRARACEAALSPDGGARWFGAWLPPARVLGDPGARDAALHAIQACIPHALVLPVGVARVAAGVLDPAAAHAVRARETADDGRELVYDVDVVAADGTVCERWEGLRLRRVAPLEPEAGGWAPALLGPWLERRVAELVPGAAVSVAVERDGGADRRTASDRAIRRAAGAGAPVGRRPDGKPELLELPLGVSAAHCDGLTMGVAGPGPLGCDLERVAARPAALWHDLLGTGGFRLAEEVARATGDELDTAATRVWSAREALAKASGRPAETPALSSASADGWVILAWGEMVVATGILRIAGAEGARVVALAVPVEAAAAADPFPLHAAAARWELAS; encoded by the coding sequence GTGAGCGCGCCCATCGCCCTGGTGGGGATGGCCTGCCGCTATCCCGGCGCCCGCACCCCGGCCGAGCTGTGGGAGAACGTGCTGGCCGGCCGCCGCGCCTTCCGCCGCATCCCCGACCAGCGCCTGCGCCTGGCCGACTACGCCTCGGCCAGCCGGAGCGCGGTCGACCTCACCTACGTGACGCAGGCCGCGCTGGTGGAGGACTGGGAGTTCGACCGGGTGCGCTTCCGCGTGTCGGGGAGCGCGTACCGCGAGGCCGACCCGGCGCACTGGCTGGCGCTGGAGGTGGCCGCCGCGGCGCTCGACGACGCCCGCCTGCCCGGCGGCGAGGGGCTGCCGCGCGAGCGCACCGGGGTGCTGGTGGGGAACTCGCTGACCGGCGAGTTCTCGCGCGCGGGGCTGCTGCGGCTGCGCTGGCCGTACGTGCGCCGGGTGTTCGACGCCGAGCTGGACGAGGCCGGCTGGGATGCGGGGGAGCGCCGCCGCTTCCTGGCCGCCGCCGAGACGCGCTTCAAGGCGCCCTTCCCGCCGCCGGGCGAGGAGACGCTGGCCGGGGGGCTGTCCAACACCATCGCCGGGCGGATCTGCAACCACTTCGACTTCAAGGGCGGCGGCTACACGGTGGACGGGGCGTGCGCCTCGTCGCTGCTGGCGGTGGCGCAGGGGTGCTCGGCGCTGGCCGCGGGCGACCTGGACGCCGTGGTGGCCGGGGGGGTGGACCTGAGCCTGGACCCCTTCGAGCTGGTGGGGTTCGCCCGCACCGGGGCGCTGGCCGAGGGCGAGATGCGGGTGTACGACGCGCGCTCGGCCGGGTTCTTCCCCGGCGAGGGGTGCGCCTTCGTGGTGCTGATGCGCTACGACGACGCGCTGGCCCGGCGCATCCCCGTCTACGCGCTGGTGCGGGGCTGGGGCGTGTCGTCGGACGGGAGCGGCGGGATCACCCGCCCCGAGGAGGAGGGGCAGCTCCTGGCGCTGCGCCGCGCCTACGCACGCGCCGGGTTCGGACCCGAGACGGTGGCGTACTTCGAGGGCCATGGGACGGGGACCGCGGTGGGCGACGCCACCGAGCTGCGGGTGCTCACCCGCGCCCTGCGCGAGGGCGGGGCCCGCCGGCCGGCGGCGCTGGGCTCGGTGAAGGCGGTGATCGGGCACACCAAGGCGGCCGCGGGGATCGCCGGGGTGGTGAAGGCGGCGATGGCGCTGCACGCCCAGGTGATCCCCCCCGCCACGGGGTGCGGCGAGCCCCACCCGGAGCTGCTGGCCGAGCCGCGGGTGCTCCGCGCCCCCGCCGCCGGCGAGGCGTGGCCCGGCGAGCGCCCGCTGCGCGCGGGGGTCAGCGCCATGGGGTTCGGGGGGATCAACGCCCACGTGGTGCTGGAAGGGGTGGCCGTGCAGCGGGCGGGCGCGCTCGCCCCGCGGGTGCGGACGCTCCTCCGCTCGGCGCAGGACGCGGAGCTCTTCTGCCTGGCGGCCGGCGACGCCGGCGCGCTCGCCGCCCAGGCGCGCGAGCTGGCCCCGGTGGCGGCCGCGCTCAGCCGCGCCGAGCTGGTGGATCTGGCGGTGCACCTGCAGCGGAGCGCCGGGGCGGGCTCCGCGCGCGCCGCCGTGGTCGCCTCCACCCCCGAGGAGCTGGCGCGGGGGCTGGAGGCGCTCTGCGCGTGGGGTGGGGACGGCGTGGCGACGCGGGTCGACGCGCGCGCCGGCGTCTTCCTGCACCCCGGGCCCGCCTCCGCCGCGCCGCGCCTGGGCCTGCTCTTTCCCGGGCAGGGCTCGCCCGCGCACCTGGGCGGCGGGGCGCTCCGCCGCCGCTTCGACGCGGTGGAGGCGCTCTACGCCGAAGCTCCCGCGCCCGCGCCCGGGGCCGACGGGGTGGCCACGCAGGTGGCCCAGCCCGCCATCGCCCGCGCCACGCTGGCCGCGCTGGCCGTGCTGGAGGCGCTGGGGATCGAGGCGGAAGTGGCCGTGGGGCACTCGCTGGGCGAGCTGGCGGCGCTGCACTGGGCGGGGGTGATGGACCGCGAGGCGCTGCTGCGCACCGCCGCCGTCCGCGGCGCGGCGATGGGCGCGCTGGACGGCCCCGCGGGCGCCATGGCGTCGCTGGCCGCGCCGCGCGCGGAGGTCGAGGCGCTGCTGGGGAACGGGCCGGTGGTGATCGCCGGGGTGAACGCGCCGGCGCGGACGGTGGTGTCGGGCCCCGCCGACGCGGTGGCGGCGGTGGTCGAGCGCGCCCGTGCGCGGGGATGGGAGGCGCGCCCCCTGTCCGTCTCGCACGCCTTCCACTCGCCGCTGGTGGCCGCCGCCGCCGCGCCGCTGGCCGGGCACCTGGCGGGCGAGCCGCTGCGGCCGCCCCGCCGCCGCGTCTCCTCCACCGTGCTGGGGCGTCCGCTGGCCCCCGGCGACGACCTGCGCGCGCTGCTGGTGCGGCAGGTCACCGCGCCGGTGCTCTTCCTCGACGCCTTCGAGGCGGTGCGCGGCGAGGCCGACCTGTGGATCGAGGCCGGGCCGGGCGAGGCGCTCTCGGCGCTGGCCGGCGCCCAGGGCGTGCCGGTGGTGGCGATGGACGCCTGCGGGCCGTCGCTGGGCGGGGTGCTGCGCGCCGCCGGGGCCGCGTGGACGCTGGGCGCGCCGGTGCGGCTGGAGGCGCTGCACGCCGACCGCTTCGCGCGCCCCTTCGACCCCGCCCGCCGCCCCGCTTTCCTGGCCAGCCCCTGCGAGATGGCCCCGGTGGACGGGGGAACGGTGGAGCTCGAGACGCCCTCGCCGGCCGTTCCCGACACCGAAGCCGATACGGCCGCCGGCGCCGGGTCGGCGGAGAGTGGCTCCCCCCTGGAGGTGGTCCGCGCGCTGGTGGCCGAGCGGGCCGAGCTTCCCGCCGCCGCCGTGCTCGACGAGCACCGGCTGCTGGGCGACCTGCACCTGAACTCCATCACCGTGGGCGAGATCGTGGCGCGCGCGTCGCGCCGCCTGGGCGTGGCCCCGCCCGCCGCGCCCACCGAGTACGCGTCGGCCACCGTGGCCGGGATGGCCCACGCGCTGGCCGGGCTCGCCGCCGCCGGCGACGCGTCCCCCGTCGCCGGGGACGAGGGCGGGGAGACGGCCCCGCCGGGCGTCGGCCCGTGGGTGCGCGCCTTCACCGTCGGGTGGGTCGAGGCCCCCCTTCCGCACCGCGCCGACCGTCCCGCGGCGGACGGTGGGGGAGAGTGGCGGGTGATCGCCCCGGCGGGCCACCCGCTGGCGGAGCCGCTGTGCGCCGCGCTGGGCGCGGGCGGCGTGGGGAGCGGGACGGCGGTGTGCCTTCCCCCGGACCCGGACGAGCGCCACCTGGGGCTGCTGCTGGAGGGCGCGCGTGCCGTGCTGGCCTCCGACGGTCCCGCGCGCTTCCTCCTGGCGCAGCACGGCGGGGGCGCCGCGTCGTTCGCGCGCACGCTGGCGCTGGAGGCGCCGCGCGCCACGGTGTGCGTCGTCGACCTTCCCCCCGACCTCCCCGAGGCCGCGGCGTGGGCGGTGGACGAGGTGCGGAGCGCGGACGGCTACGCCGAGGCCCGCTACGACGCGCTCGGCCGCCGCAGCGTCCCCCGCCTGCGCCTGGCCGCGCTGCAGGATGCGGCCGGGCCCGCGCTGGGCCCGCGCGACGTGCTGCTGGCCACCGGCGGCGCCAAGGGGATCACCGCCGAGTGCGCGCTGGCCCTGGCGCGCCAGGGCGGGGCGGCGCTGGCGCTGGTGGGCACCTCGCCCGCCGGGGATGCCGCGGTCGCCGGCACCCTGGAGCGCATGGCGGCCGCCGGGGTGCGCGCCCGCTACTTCGCGGCCGACGTGAGCGACGCAGAGGCCGTGCGCCGGGCGGTGCGCGCGGCCGAGGCGGAGCTGGGCCGGGTCACCGCCGTGCTGCACGGCGCGGCGGTGAACGTCCCCCGGCTGCTGGGCGCGCTGGACGAGGCGGGGCTCCGCGCCGCGCTGGCGCCCAAGGTGGCCGGGATGCGCAGCGTCCTGGCCGCGCTCGACCCCGCCGGGGTGCGCCTGGTGGTCGGCTTCGGCTCCATCATCGCGCGCACCGGGATGCCCGGCGAGGCCGCGTACGCGCTGACGAACGAGTGGCTCGCGCGCGAGGTGGAGCGCTTCGGTGCCGCGAACCCCCGCTGCCGCTGCCTGACGGTGGAGTGGTCGGTCTGGTCGGCGGTGGGGATGGGGGCGCGACTGGGCGCCGTGGACGCCCTGGCCCGCTCGGGCGTGACGCCGATCGCCCCGGACGAGGGCGTGGCCATGCTGCACCGCCTCCTGGCCGCACCCGCGCCGGCGCCGTCGGTGGTGGTGGCCGGCCGCTTCGGCGCGCCGCCCACGCTGCTCCTGGAGCGTCCCGAGCTCCCCCTCTTCCGCTTCCTCGAGCACCCGCGCGTCCACTATCCGGGCGTGGAGCTGGTGGCCGAGGCCGACCTCTCCGCCGACACCGACCCCTATCTCGACGACCACGTGGTGGGCGGCGAGCGGCTCCTGCCCGCGGTGCTGGGGCTGGAGGCGATGGCCCAGGCGGCCATGGCGCTGGCCGGGACGGAGCGGGTGCCGGCCTTCGAGGAGGTGCGCTTCGAGCAGCCGGTGGTCGTCTCCGCCGGCGGCCGCACCCGCGTGCGCCTGTGCGCGCTGGCGCACGGCGACGGCAGCGTGGAGGTCGCGCTCCGCAGCGAGGCCACCGGCTTCGCGGCCGACCACTTCCGCGCCCGCTGCCGCTTCGGGGCGGAGCGTGCCAGCGGCCGGAGCGGCCCGGTGGAGGCGGCGCCGGCCGGCGCCGAGGTCGCGTTGGACCCCGCGCGCGAGCTGTACGGCCCGCTCTTCTTCCACGGCGGGCGCTTCCGCCGCGTGGCCGCCTACCGCGCCCTGCGCGCGCGGGCATGCGAGGCCGCCCTGTCGCCCGACGGCGGCGCGCGCTGGTTCGGCGCCTGGCTTCCCCCCGCGCGGGTGCTGGGCGACCCCGGCGCGCGCGACGCGGCGCTCCACGCGATCCAGGCGTGCATCCCCCACGCGCTCGTCCTTCCCGTGGGCGTGGCCCGGGTGGCCGCGGGCGTGCTGGATCCCGCCGCCGCGCATGCCGTCCGGGCGCGCGAGACCGCCGACGACGGGCGGGAGCTGGTCTACGACGTCGACGTGGTGGCCGCCGACGGCACCGTCTGCGAGCGCTGGGAGGGGCTGCGCCTGCGGCGGGTGGCGCCGCTGGAGCCGGAGGCGGGCGGCTGGGCGCCCGCGCTGCTGGGCCCCTGGCTGGAGCGGCGGGTGGCCGAGCTGGTGCCCGGCGCCGCGGTGTCGGTGGCCGTGGAGCGCGACGGCGGCGCCGACCGCCGCACGGCGAGCGACCGCGCGATCCGGCGGGCCGCGGGCGCCGGCGCGCCCGTCGGCAGGCGGCCCGACGGGAAGCCCGAGCTGCTCGAGCTTCCCCTGGGCGTGTCGGCCGCCCACTGCGACGGGCTGACCATGGGGGTGGCCGGGCCGGGCCCGCTGGGGTGCGACCTGGAACGGGTGGCCGCGCGCCCGGCCGCGCTCTGGCACGACCTGCTGGGCACCGGCGGCTTCCGCCTGGCGGAGGAGGTGGCGCGCGCCACCGGCGACGAGCTGGACACGGCGGCCACGCGCGTCTGGTCCGCCCGCGAGGCGCTGGCCAAGGCGAGCGGGCGTCCGGCGGAAACGCCGGCCCTCTCCTCGGCCTCCGCGGATGGCTGGGTGATCCTGGCGTGGGGCGAGATGGTCGTGGCCACCGGGATCCTGCGGATCGCCGGGGCCGAGGGCGCGCGGGTCGTGGCGCTGGCGGTCCCCGTGGAAGCCGCCGCCGCGGCCGATCCGTTCCCGCTCCACGCCGCCGCCGCGCGGTGGGAGCTCGCGTCGTGA
- a CDS encoding peroxidase-related enzyme (This protein belongs to a clade of uncharacterized proteins related to peroxidases such as the alkylhydroperoxidase AhpD.) has product MPHVEVREGIPGIVGLMERYPESGRVLNELAQVLLRSSEGLAPAERELIATYVSSLNRCAFCTRAHAAAARHLLDDGGAAVDAVVRDYRHAPVTPRLRALLAIAGRVQEGGRVGEAEIRVARDQGATDREIHDTVLIAAAFCMYNRYVDGLATWAPDDPALFDAMGRRLAADGYAPWLERAAAAAV; this is encoded by the coding sequence ATGCCACACGTGGAAGTGAGGGAGGGAATCCCGGGGATCGTCGGGCTGATGGAGCGCTACCCGGAGAGCGGCCGCGTGCTGAACGAGCTGGCCCAGGTGCTCCTGCGCTCCAGCGAGGGGCTCGCCCCGGCCGAGCGCGAGCTGATCGCCACCTACGTGTCGTCGCTCAACCGCTGCGCCTTCTGCACCCGCGCGCACGCGGCCGCCGCCCGGCACCTGCTGGACGACGGGGGCGCCGCCGTCGACGCCGTGGTGCGCGACTACCGGCACGCGCCGGTGACGCCGCGGCTCAGGGCGCTGCTGGCCATCGCCGGGCGGGTGCAGGAGGGAGGGCGCGTGGGCGAGGCCGAGATCCGGGTGGCGCGCGACCAGGGCGCCACCGACCGCGAGATCCACGACACGGTGCTGATCGCCGCCGCCTTCTGCATGTACAACCGCTACGTCGACGGGCTGGCCACCTGGGCGCCCGACGACCCGGCCCTCTTCGACGCGATGGGCCGGCGGCTGGCCGCCGACGGGTATGCGCCCTGGCTGGAGCGCGCGGCGGCGGCCGCCGTCTGA